The proteins below are encoded in one region of Vespa velutina chromosome 11, iVesVel2.1, whole genome shotgun sequence:
- the LOC124952963 gene encoding protein phosphatase 1 regulatory subunit 16A-like isoform X7: MMMSIYQQIFKYLKMKSWWYKHSGKYSCKNYKHITMEHADLVADMVRVERLTTQERLHLARHRRLQQLKVWRQREKEWLRNQTRHTSNKRHIYFNDSVMLLEAAARNDIDEVRRLLKKGVNPDSTNEDGLTALHQCCIDDNEEMMKLLVEFGANVNAEDSEKWTPLHAAATCGHLHLVRYLIARGANLLAVNADGNMPYDICEDEKTLDCIEGEMARRGVTQELIDETRASTEVQMLRDLQKIVTMGGDLEYKDHQGATPLHIASANGYLRVVEYLLDQHISTDIEDNDKWQPVHAAACWGHLEVLELLVQNGADLNARNKHDETPADICEDPEIRERIVELKTEQESKRLREAQGRRVRRSQSINTRTQSVRRTSIRDKVLTTKKDAQEEARLRLQAQQTYVSIPTPNLPQTENSTNTQDVVNNETESSTLTPAVRKGPEGKDNDSFMHEDVDKDSVFNAYAQACHA; the protein is encoded by the exons atGATGATGAGTATTTATCAACAAATTTTcaagtatttaaaaatgaaatcatgGTGGTATAAACATAGCG gAAAATACAGCTGTAAGAACTATAAGCACATAACAATGGAACACGCGGATTTAGTAGCAGATATGGTCCGTGTAGAAAGGCTCACTACGCAAGAACGACTACATCTTGCACGACATCGTAGACTTCAGCAGTTAAAAGTGTGGCGTCAGCGTGAGAAAGAATGGCTACGGAATCAAACCAGACATACAAGCAACAAGCGTCATATATACTTCAATGATAGTGTCATGTTATTAGAAGCTGCTGCAAGAAATGATATAGATGAAG TTAGAAGACTGTTGAAAAAAGGAGTAAATCCTGATTCAACAAATGAAGATGGATTAACTGCATTGCATCAATGCTGTATAGATGACAATGAAGAGATGATGAAGTTACTTGTTGAATTTGGTGCTAATGTAAATGCTGAAGATAGTGAAAAATGGACTCCGTTACATGCTGCTGCTACCTGCGGTCACTTACATCTTGTAAGATATCTGATAGCTAGAGGTGCAAACTTATTGGCTGTTAACGCTGATGGAAATATGCCTTATGACATTTGTGAGGATGAAAAGACATTAGATTGTATCGAAG gTGAAATGGCAAGACGAGGCGTTACACAGGAATTAATAGATGAAACTAGAGCGTCAACTGAAGTTCAAATGTTGAGAGATTTGCAAAAAATTGTTACCATGGGTGGAGATCTCGAGTATAAGGATCATCAAGGTGCTACACCT CTTCACATAGCATCGGCAAATGGTTATTTAAGGGTAGTCGAATATCTTCTCGATCAACACATTTCTACCGATATagaagataatgataaatggCAACCTGTCCATGCAGCAGCATGTTGGGGTCAT TTAGAAGTCCTAGAACTATTGGTACAAAATGGGGCTGATTTAAATGCAAGAAATAAGCATGACGAAACTCCTGCTG ATATTTGTGAAGATCCTGAAATTAGAGAACGCATAGTTGAACTTAAAACGGAACAAGAGAGTAAACGATTGCGAGAAGCACAAGGTCGCCGGGTACGAAGATCGCAAAGTATAAATACTCGTACTCAAAGTGTACGACGGACATCGATCAGAGACAAAGTTCTCACAACAAAGAAAGATGCTCAAGAGGAAGCAAGACTGAGGTTACAAGCACAACAG aCATACGTTAGTATTCCAACTCCTAATCTTCCACAAACAGAGAACAGCACAAATACGCAAGATGTGGTAAATAATGAAACTGAATCAAGTACGCTGACTCCTGCTGTACGCAAAGGGCcagaaggaaaagataatGATTCTTTTATGCATGAAGATGTTGATAAAGATTCAG TGTTTAACGCTTATGCTCAAGCATGTCATGCTTAG
- the LOC124952963 gene encoding protein phosphatase 1 regulatory subunit 16A-like isoform X8, translating to MMMSIYQQIFKYLKMKSWWYKHSGKYSCKNYKHITMEHADLVADMVRVERLTTQERLHLARHRRLQQLKVWRQREKEWLRNQTRHTSNKRHIYFNDSVMLLEAAARNDIDEVRRLLKKGVNPDSTNEDGLTALHQCCIDDNEEMMKLLVEFGANVNAEDSEKWTPLHAAATCGHLHLVRYLIARGANLLAVNADGNMPYDICEDEKTLDCIEGEMARRGVTQELIDETRASTEVQMLRDLQKIVTMGGDLEYKDHQGATPLHIASANGYLRVVEYLLDQHISTDIEDNDKWQPVHAAACWGHLEVLELLVQNGADLNARNKHDETPADICEDPEIRERIVELKTEQESKRLREAQGRRVRRSQSINTRTQSVRRTSIRDKVLTTKKDAQEEARLRLQAQQTYVSIPTPNLPQTENSTNTQDVVNNETESSTLTPAVRKGPEGKDNDSFMHEDVDKDSVFYVTFLFL from the exons atGATGATGAGTATTTATCAACAAATTTTcaagtatttaaaaatgaaatcatgGTGGTATAAACATAGCG gAAAATACAGCTGTAAGAACTATAAGCACATAACAATGGAACACGCGGATTTAGTAGCAGATATGGTCCGTGTAGAAAGGCTCACTACGCAAGAACGACTACATCTTGCACGACATCGTAGACTTCAGCAGTTAAAAGTGTGGCGTCAGCGTGAGAAAGAATGGCTACGGAATCAAACCAGACATACAAGCAACAAGCGTCATATATACTTCAATGATAGTGTCATGTTATTAGAAGCTGCTGCAAGAAATGATATAGATGAAG TTAGAAGACTGTTGAAAAAAGGAGTAAATCCTGATTCAACAAATGAAGATGGATTAACTGCATTGCATCAATGCTGTATAGATGACAATGAAGAGATGATGAAGTTACTTGTTGAATTTGGTGCTAATGTAAATGCTGAAGATAGTGAAAAATGGACTCCGTTACATGCTGCTGCTACCTGCGGTCACTTACATCTTGTAAGATATCTGATAGCTAGAGGTGCAAACTTATTGGCTGTTAACGCTGATGGAAATATGCCTTATGACATTTGTGAGGATGAAAAGACATTAGATTGTATCGAAG gTGAAATGGCAAGACGAGGCGTTACACAGGAATTAATAGATGAAACTAGAGCGTCAACTGAAGTTCAAATGTTGAGAGATTTGCAAAAAATTGTTACCATGGGTGGAGATCTCGAGTATAAGGATCATCAAGGTGCTACACCT CTTCACATAGCATCGGCAAATGGTTATTTAAGGGTAGTCGAATATCTTCTCGATCAACACATTTCTACCGATATagaagataatgataaatggCAACCTGTCCATGCAGCAGCATGTTGGGGTCAT TTAGAAGTCCTAGAACTATTGGTACAAAATGGGGCTGATTTAAATGCAAGAAATAAGCATGACGAAACTCCTGCTG ATATTTGTGAAGATCCTGAAATTAGAGAACGCATAGTTGAACTTAAAACGGAACAAGAGAGTAAACGATTGCGAGAAGCACAAGGTCGCCGGGTACGAAGATCGCAAAGTATAAATACTCGTACTCAAAGTGTACGACGGACATCGATCAGAGACAAAGTTCTCACAACAAAGAAAGATGCTCAAGAGGAAGCAAGACTGAGGTTACAAGCACAACAG aCATACGTTAGTATTCCAACTCCTAATCTTCCACAAACAGAGAACAGCACAAATACGCAAGATGTGGTAAATAATGAAACTGAATCAAGTACGCTGACTCCTGCTGTACGCAAAGGGCcagaaggaaaagataatGATTCTTTTATGCATGAAGATGTTGATAAAGATTCAG TTTTTTATGTCactttcctatttctttaa